In a genomic window of Magnolia sinica isolate HGM2019 chromosome 14, MsV1, whole genome shotgun sequence:
- the LOC131226266 gene encoding pentatricopeptide repeat-containing protein GUN1, chloroplastic yields MASPTPPHCSLTPSKPYHQNHHYPQNHPQNHLQNHPQNYPWPSQSFSLRPSSRNAPKPPQNPPLSLSPICPSLSPKSQLSPDFRGRRSTRFVSKTHSSRLKSTLAGSRHSSAAEEALLQATRFGADDGTVDDVLAAFQSKLAGPDDYAFLLRELGNLGECSKAVRCFEFAVRRERRRTEQGKLVSAMISILGRMGRVDLAKQVFDASITGGYGNTVYAFSALISAYGRNGFSEEAIRVFGSMKDSCLKPNLVTYNAVIDACGKGGVDFNRVLGIFDEMARNGVHPDRITFNSLLAVCSRGGFWEEAKDMFNEMVYRGIDRDIFTYNTLLDAVSKGGQMDLASEVMAEMSDKNVMPNVVTYSTMIDGYAKAGRLDEALNLFKEMKFVGIGLDRVSYNTLLSIYAKLGRFEEALSVCEEMERSGIKKDVVTYNALLGGYGKQGKYDAVKYLFGEMKAECVSPNVLTYSTLIDTYSKGGMYREALEIFREFKQAGLKADVVLYSALIDALCKNGLVESAVSLLDEMTREGIRPNVVTYNSIIDAFGRSKAAQIQEAVSETTEVHKSPNGDVGKIEVGGDGDNQVMRIFGQLADEERPVMEDMSKSQEILCILGVFHKMHELKIKPNVVTFSAILNACSRCNSFEDASMLLEELRLFDNQVYGVAHGLLMGCREKVWVQAQSLFDEVKRMDSSTASAFYNALTDMLWHFGQRQGAQLVVLEGKRRHVWENAWCDSCLDLHLMSSGAAQAMVHAWLLNIRSVVFEGHELPKLISILTGWGKHSKVVGDSTLRRAIEALLDGMGAPFHVAKFNVGRFTSTGPVVAAWLRESGTLKVLILHDDRANTENRLDKIPDLQILPL; encoded by the exons ATGGCCTCTCCAACACCCCCACACTGCTCTCTCACTCCCTCCAAACCCTATCACCAAAACCACCATTACCCACAAAACCACCCTCAAAACCATCTCCAAAACCACCCTCAAAACTACCCTTGGCCCTCCCAATCCTTCTCCCTTCGCCCCTCTTCCCGAAATGCCCCTAAACCCCCCCAAAACCCTCCTCTCTCCCTTTCCCCAATTTGCCCCTCCCTTTCTCCCAAATCCCAACTTAGTCCTGATTTCCGCGGCCGCCGCTCCACCCGCTTCGTCTCCAAAACCCACTCCTCACGCCTGAAATCCACTCTCGCCGGGTCTCGCCACAGCTCCGCCGCTGAGGAAGCCCTCCTCCAGGCCACCCGATTTGGGGCCGATGATGGTACTGTCGATGACGTCCTCGCCGccttccagtccaagctcgcagGCCCTGACGACTACGCCTTCCTGCTTCGTGAGCTCGGCAACCTTGGGGAGTGCTCCAAGGCCGTCCGCTGCTTCGAGTTCGCTGTCCGCCGCGAGCGGCGCCGCACCGAGCAGGGCAAGCTGGTCAGTGCTATGATTAGCATTCTGGGGCGGATGGGCCGTGTTGACCTCGCCAAGCAGGTCTTTGATGCTTCAATCACCGGAGGGTATGGAAATACTGTTTACGCCTTCTCTGCTTTGATTAGTGCCTATGGGCGGAATGGGTTCTCTGAGGAGGCCATTAGGGTTTTTGGGTCAATGAAAGATTCGTGCTTGAAGCCGAATTTGGTCACATACAATGCCGTGATCGATGCGTGTGGGAAAGGGGGTGTGGATTTCAATAGGGTGCTGGGCATTTTTGATGAGATGGCCCGGAACGGGGTCCACCCGGATCGGATTACATTCAATTCACTTCTCGCCGTGTGTAGCCGTGGTGGATTTTGGGAGGAAGCAAAGGACATGTTCAATGAGATGGTTTATCGGGGGATAGATCGTGATATCTTCACCTATAACACGCTCTTGGATGCTGTCTCTAAAGGTGGGCAGATGGATTTGGCGAGCGAGGTAATGGCGGAGATGTCGGATAAGAATGTGATGCCGAATGTGGTAACTTACAGTACAATGATCGATGGATATGCGAAGGCAGGACGGTTGGATGAGGCGCTGAATTTGTTCAAGGAAATGAAGTTTGTGGGGATTGGATTGGATAGAGTTTCATACAATACGCTGCTTTCAATTTATGCGAAGCTCGGGCGGTTCGAAGAAGCTTTGAGCGTCTGTGAGGAGATGGAGCGGTCAGGTATTAAGAAGGATGTTGTTACCTATAATGCTCTTTTGGGCGGGTATGGGAAGCAAGGGAAGTACGATGCAGTTAAGTACCTGTTTGGAGAGATGAAGGCAGAATGTGTTTCACCGAATGTGTTGACTTATTCGACGTTAATTGATACATATTCGAAAGGGGGGATGTACAGAGAGGCGTTGGAGATATTTAGGGAGTTTAAGCAGGCAGGATTGAAGGCAGATGTCGTTTTGTACAGTGCATTGATTGACGCATTGTGTAAGAACGGGCTGGTGGAGTCAGCTGTATCGTTGCTTGATGAGATGACAAGGGAAGGGATCCGGCCGAATGTTGTTACTTACAATTCGATCATTGATGCGTTTGGTCGGTCAAAGGCTGCCCAAATACAAGAAGCTGTGAGTGAGACTACTGAGGTTCACAAATCTCCAAATGGTGATGTTGGGAAGATTGAGGTGGGGGGTGATGGGGATAATCAGGTTATGAGGATTTTTGGGCAGCTAGCTGATGAGGAGCGGCCAGTGATGGAAGATATGAGCAAGTCTCAGGAGATCTTGTGCATTTTGGGAGTGTTTCATAAGATGCACGAGTTGAAAATAAAACCTAATGTAGTTACCTTCTCTGCCATTTTGAATGCTTGCAG CCGTTGCAATTCATTTGAAGATGCTTCTATGTTATTGGAGGAGCTTCGGTTGTTTGATAATCAAGTATATGGTGTTGCTCATGGACTTCTAATGGGCTGCAGAGAGAAAGTATGGGTTCAAGCACAATCCCTTTTTGATGAAGTGAAGCGCATGGATTCTTCGACAGCATCTGCCTTCTATAATGCTCTGACTGACATGCTATGGCACTTCGGTCAG AGACAAGGGGCACAGTTGGTTGTGCTCGAAGGGAAACGTAGGCATGTCTGGGAGAATGCATGGTGTGATTCTTGCTTGGATTTGCATCTTATGTCTTCCGGTGCTGCTCAAGCAATGGTTCATGCGTGGCTGCTTAATATACGCTCCGTTGTTTTCGAAGGCCATGAGTTGCCGAAGTTAATAAG CATTTTGACAGGGTGGGGAAAACACAGCAAGGTTGTTGGCGATAGCACCCTTCGGCGTGCAATCGAAGCACTTCTTGACGGAATGGGCGCCCCTTTCCATGTTGCCAAGTTCAATGTGGGGCGGTTTACATCGACAGGCCCTGTGGTCGCTGCCTGGTTGAGGGAATCTGGTACACTGAAGGTCCTCATTCTTCATGACGACAGAGCAAATACTGAAAACCGGTTGGATAAAATACCTGACTTGCAAATACTTCCATTGTAG